A single genomic interval of Acidobacteriota bacterium harbors:
- a CDS encoding TIGR03960 family B12-binding radical SAM protein, whose amino-acid sequence MNLLYPPTLLRNVQKPVRYLGREFNAIRRDAAAARSRVALVFPDTYEIGMSHWGSRLLYHRLNREDGVAVERFHCPWPDMEAELRRQGLPLRSLDSGLTLGECDVIGFSLLYEMTFTNVITLLDLAGIPFQTRDRDTQAPLIIGGGPVASNPEPMADCFDLFLIGEGEEAFGEIIRLEAALRPRKRSLARRSDWLRAFAEIPGVYVPALYALRAAGPWLVVDAVQARRDGLPMPVRRRWQPELADTSLPVDLVVPNTEIIHDRISAEISRGCLQGCRFCHASFFYRPQRERDAAGLVAWIQAAVARTGYEEVSLASLSSADFGGIEMLAEVLAGRLAEDRVALSFPSLRVSGLSARLAAAVSETRKTGFTVAPEAGTQVMRDRINKNLTEAEILEGILAAYRAGWDLIKLYFMIGLPFESDADVVGIAELTDRIVAAVRAEPDYRGRRRKFQVNLSVASFNPKAHTPFQWAGMETPETLTRKVRMLRQHLRAREVRLKWHDPRLSRLEAILSRGDRRLTPVILDAWRSGARFDGWDECFRPDRWDAAFARCRVDPSVYLAPVTPGHELPWGHIDLGASDAFLRREWTAASECRSTPACGVRPAATPDKPVIAHCLACGAGCDIPAMRKRRERNVAVLAEMSRRAAEIAASATAGATEVAATQRYRITFTKLGPAAWLSHLDLVRTMQRILRRSGLPLSYTQGFHPRPQVSFGPALGVGVGGERELADVWLGAACGGETALAALNAVSIEGVAFVGMEALPEDAPSIDRWAGIAHFRIDVPAAELVDGPSAVTSMRGGGPDALRARTRQLLAQESLSVCDRRPGKKGRVREVRPLLLAADASESGQTIELSFTTYVGPAGAVRPEEWLELCLPGYAGSYTAVRIGLEPRPPQSASPVNDSPPDDRSLNA is encoded by the coding sequence ATGAATCTGTTGTATCCACCGACCCTGCTGCGGAACGTGCAGAAACCGGTCCGGTATCTCGGGCGCGAATTCAACGCGATCCGCCGGGATGCGGCCGCGGCGCGCAGCCGGGTGGCGCTGGTGTTTCCCGATACGTATGAAATCGGCATGTCGCACTGGGGTTCCCGGTTGCTGTACCACCGGCTGAACCGCGAAGACGGGGTGGCCGTGGAACGGTTCCACTGCCCGTGGCCGGATATGGAAGCGGAATTGCGCCGTCAGGGACTGCCTCTGCGGTCGTTGGATAGCGGCCTGACGCTGGGCGAGTGCGATGTGATCGGCTTCTCCCTGCTCTACGAGATGACCTTCACCAATGTGATCACCCTTCTCGACCTGGCCGGCATCCCGTTCCAGACGCGGGATCGGGACACGCAAGCACCGCTGATCATCGGTGGGGGCCCCGTGGCGTCCAATCCCGAGCCGATGGCCGACTGCTTTGACCTGTTCCTCATCGGTGAGGGGGAGGAGGCATTCGGTGAGATCATCCGCCTGGAGGCGGCGCTGCGTCCGCGGAAGCGGTCGCTCGCCCGGCGGTCTGACTGGCTGCGCGCTTTTGCCGAGATCCCGGGCGTATACGTGCCCGCTCTGTATGCCCTGCGGGCGGCGGGTCCCTGGCTGGTCGTGGATGCAGTGCAGGCCCGGCGGGACGGACTCCCGATGCCAGTCCGACGGCGCTGGCAGCCCGAGCTGGCCGACACGTCACTGCCGGTGGATCTTGTGGTACCCAACACCGAGATCATCCATGATCGGATTTCGGCCGAAATCAGCCGCGGCTGCCTTCAGGGATGCCGCTTCTGCCATGCCTCGTTCTTCTACCGGCCGCAGCGCGAGCGGGACGCGGCCGGTCTGGTGGCCTGGATCCAGGCGGCAGTGGCGCGGACCGGCTACGAAGAGGTCTCACTCGCTTCGCTGTCTTCGGCCGATTTCGGCGGCATCGAAATGCTGGCGGAAGTCTTGGCCGGCCGGCTGGCGGAAGATCGGGTCGCGCTTTCCTTCCCCTCGCTTCGAGTATCCGGACTCAGCGCCCGGCTGGCGGCGGCTGTTTCTGAGACGCGCAAGACCGGTTTCACGGTGGCGCCGGAGGCGGGCACCCAGGTCATGCGGGACCGCATCAACAAGAACCTAACCGAGGCCGAAATTCTCGAAGGAATCCTGGCGGCCTACCGCGCCGGCTGGGATCTGATCAAACTATATTTCATGATCGGTCTGCCGTTCGAGTCGGACGCAGACGTGGTCGGAATCGCCGAGCTGACCGACCGGATCGTGGCCGCGGTCCGCGCCGAGCCGGATTACCGCGGCCGCAGACGAAAATTTCAGGTCAATCTGAGCGTAGCGTCTTTCAACCCCAAGGCCCACACGCCGTTCCAGTGGGCAGGCATGGAAACCCCGGAGACGCTGACCCGCAAGGTGCGGATGCTGCGGCAGCACCTTCGCGCCCGCGAGGTGCGCCTGAAGTGGCACGATCCTCGACTCAGCCGGCTGGAGGCAATCTTGTCCCGCGGTGATCGCCGCCTGACCCCGGTCATCCTGGATGCCTGGCGGTCGGGCGCACGCTTCGATGGGTGGGACGAGTGTTTTCGGCCGGACCGATGGGACGCCGCGTTCGCGCGATGTCGGGTGGATCCGTCAGTTTATCTAGCCCCTGTGACACCCGGCCACGAGTTGCCGTGGGGGCACATCGACCTGGGTGCATCGGACGCCTTTCTTCGCCGGGAGTGGACGGCGGCGAGTGAATGTCGGAGCACGCCGGCATGCGGCGTGCGGCCGGCCGCGACGCCCGACAAGCCGGTGATCGCACATTGCCTGGCCTGCGGGGCGGGATGCGACATCCCGGCGATGCGTAAGCGTCGGGAGCGGAACGTGGCGGTGCTGGCCGAGATGAGTCGCCGGGCGGCGGAAATCGCTGCGTCGGCGACGGCCGGCGCCACGGAGGTTGCTGCCACCCAACGGTATCGCATCACCTTCACGAAACTGGGCCCGGCGGCCTGGCTTTCCCATCTGGATCTGGTCCGGACCATGCAGCGGATTCTGCGGCGGTCCGGCCTGCCCCTGAGCTACACCCAGGGCTTTCATCCCCGACCGCAGGTGAGTTTCGGGCCGGCGCTCGGTGTGGGGGTGGGCGGAGAGCGAGAACTCGCGGATGTGTGGCTGGGCGCGGCCTGCGGCGGCGAAACCGCTCTGGCGGCGCTGAATGCGGTCAGCATCGAAGGTGTCGCGTTCGTCGGGATGGAGGCGCTGCCGGAGGATGCGCCGTCGATCGATCGCTGGGCCGGGATCGCCCATTTCCGCATCGACGTGCCCGCGGCTGAGCTTGTCGATGGACCATCTGCCGTGACGAGTATGCGGGGAGGAGGGCCGGATGCGTTGCGGGCTCGAACCCGGCAGCTGCTGGCGCAGGAGTCGCTATCCGTATGCGACCGCCGACCGGGCAAGAAGGGCCGTGTGCGCGAAGTACGCCCGCTCCTGCTGGCAGCCGATGCGTCCGAATCGGGGCAGACCATCGAGCTGAGCTTTACCACCTACGTCGGTCCCGCCGGAGCGGTCCGACCCGAGGAATGGCTGGAACTTTGCCTGCCTGGGTATGCGGGGTCGTACACGGCTGTTCGAATCGGTCTGGAGCCACGCCCGCCTCAATCAGCTTCGCCGGTAAACGACTCGCCGCCCGACGATCGCTCACTCAACGCCTGA
- the rodA gene encoding rod shape-determining protein RodA, with protein MGNKDWRQFDKILVGAFLILCLIGSVEIYYSTQVAGDSPYLEKHLVRLGLGMLLFLAVLWVDYRIVLNHVWILYALSVLVLAVVLLIGAEIHGSKSWLRLGGVTFQPSELVKLVIILALAKFLADYPERYLRPVTLLVAGLIVLVPTGMIILQRDLGTALTIMPVFIVLILLAGIRKRVVALAGVILILLLAGSWFVLRDYQKERILVLADPGRDPKGTGYQTIQSVIAIGSGGFTGRGLGEGSQGALGFLPERHTDFIYAVIGEETGFLGAVLVLLLYGAIFQRGLAIAMETSDRMAMYASAGIVALYAVHLAINVGMTLGLMPVIGIPLPPLSWGGSSVVTAFMAMGLLINFRIHRYTV; from the coding sequence GTGGGCAATAAAGATTGGCGGCAGTTCGACAAGATTTTGGTCGGGGCCTTCCTGATCCTCTGCCTGATTGGGAGTGTGGAGATCTACTACTCCACGCAGGTGGCGGGGGATTCGCCATACCTGGAGAAGCATCTGGTGCGCCTCGGATTGGGGATGCTGCTCTTCCTGGCGGTGCTGTGGGTGGACTACCGAATCGTCCTGAACCACGTTTGGATCCTGTACGCGCTGTCGGTGTTGGTACTGGCCGTAGTGCTCTTGATCGGCGCGGAGATCCACGGGTCCAAGAGCTGGTTACGGCTCGGCGGGGTGACCTTTCAGCCTTCGGAGCTGGTCAAACTGGTCATCATCCTGGCCTTGGCCAAATTTCTGGCGGACTATCCCGAGCGGTATCTGCGCCCGGTCACCCTGCTGGTCGCCGGGTTGATCGTGCTGGTGCCAACGGGCATGATCATCCTCCAGCGCGATCTCGGGACTGCCCTGACGATCATGCCGGTGTTCATCGTGTTGATCCTGCTGGCGGGAATTCGCAAGCGGGTGGTGGCACTGGCGGGTGTCATTCTGATCCTGCTCCTGGCCGGCTCGTGGTTCGTCCTCCGAGACTACCAGAAGGAGCGGATTCTTGTCCTTGCCGATCCGGGCCGCGACCCGAAGGGCACCGGATACCAGACCATTCAGTCGGTCATCGCCATCGGGTCCGGCGGATTCACCGGACGCGGGCTGGGCGAGGGCAGTCAGGGGGCGCTGGGTTTTCTGCCCGAGCGCCACACCGACTTTATCTATGCGGTGATCGGCGAGGAAACGGGTTTCCTGGGTGCCGTGCTGGTTCTGTTGCTGTATGGAGCGATCTTTCAGCGCGGCTTGGCGATCGCGATGGAAACCTCGGATCGGATGGCCATGTATGCAAGCGCGGGCATCGTCGCGCTCTACGCCGTGCACCTGGCCATCAACGTCGGCATGACCCTCGGCTTGATGCCGGTGATCGGAATCCCCCTGCCGCCGCTGAGCTGGGGCGGCTCGTCGGTGGTCACCGCGTTCATGGCCATGGGGCTGCTGATCAACTTCCGAATCCACCGATACACGGTTTGA